The Dioscorea cayenensis subsp. rotundata cultivar TDr96_F1 chromosome 7, TDr96_F1_v2_PseudoChromosome.rev07_lg8_w22 25.fasta, whole genome shotgun sequence genome includes a region encoding these proteins:
- the LOC120265567 gene encoding LOW QUALITY PROTEIN: E3 ubiquitin-protein ligase KEG (The sequence of the model RefSeq protein was modified relative to this genomic sequence to represent the inferred CDS: deleted 2 bases in 2 codons), whose product MKVPCCSVCHTRYDESERVPLLLHCGHGFCKACLAHMFAASTDSAISCPRCRHPTTVGNSVHALRKNFSILSLLGSSPSFECDFADDEEEEDDEENDEYGGDYFGSRVRRRMSRLSNTSVSGCCSGDSSSPVDLSTHLDLKLLRRLGEGRRAGHETWAAVLSGGTNSGGEGREGKCRHQVAVKRVAITEEMDVVWMHSKLESLRRASMWCRNVCTFHGAKQIDNHICLVMDRYNSSILSEMQQNNGRLTLEQILRYGADIARGVAELHAAGIICMNLKPSNLLLDENCRAVVSDYGLPDILKKPLCRKARLVTEDTSSMMHSCMDCTMLSPHYTAPEAWEPVKKSSLNLFWDDAIGISKESDAWSFGCILVEMCTGSIPWSGLSSEEIYRTVVKARRLPPQYTGVVGGGIPRELWKMIGECLQFKAARRPTFSAMLAIFLRHLQEIPRSPPASPENDFTKIPTDATEPSPSSVLESLQDNPNALHHLVSEEDCNGVRELLAKAASGKSSGSGSLCSLLEAQNADGYTALHLACGRGSAELVEAILAYEEADVAILDKDGDPPIVLALAAGSPDCVRALINRSADVSSWMREGQSITHLCACSGHPKCMQELLLAGADPNAIDDDGESLLHKSIARRYTDCAIVILENGGSRSMGIRNPEHKTPLHLCIETWNVAVVRRWVEVASKEEIVKAIDIPGPAGTALCMAAGLKRNHEDEGRELVRILLAAGADPTAQDEHCRTALHTAAMVNDAELLRIILEAGVDVNIVNAQSTTPLHVALNRGADKCVGLLLSAGANCNMQDDDGDNAFHIAADAAKMIRECLKWIVVMLQYPYPDIEVRNHSRGWTLCDYLENLPREWISEELMEALAAKGVHLSPTVYVITDWVKFRRSIETPAHGWQGAKHTSIGFVQTIIDHNNLIVSFCTGEARVLTNEVCKVIPLNRGQHVQLKPDVTEPRFGWRGSSRDSIGTVLCVDDDGILRVGFPGASRGWRADPAEMERVEEFKVGDWVRIRPSLTAAVHGLESVTPGSVGIVYSIRPDSSLLLGICYLTHPWHCEPEEVEPVEPFKIGDQVCVKRSVAEPRYAWGGETHHSVGKIIDIDSDGLLMIDIPNRPTPWQADPSDMEKVEIFKVGDWVRVKASVPSPKYGWEDVSRNSIGVIHSLEDNGDMGVAFCFRSKAFSCSMADMEKVRPFELGEKIHVMSSISQPRLGWSNETAASIGTIARIDMDGTLNVRVAGKSSLWKVSPGDTERLSGFEVGDWVRLKPSLGNRPAYDWNSMGKDSIAVVHSIQDSGYLELAGCFRKGKLTTHYMDLEKVPCLRIGQHVHFRPGLVEPRWGWRDARPDSRGIIAGVHADGEVRVAFFGLSGLWKGDPADLEKEEMFEVGAWVRLKDNVSAWRSIKPWSIGIVHGMGYEGEVWDGTVHVAFCGEQERWVGPANHLEAVDRLLVGEKVKIKKFVKQPRFGWSGHNNSSIGTISSIDADGKLRIYSPAGSKAWNMDPAEVEKVEEEVNLYWRLGKGEASTITTPTYQWGDVTHASIGVVHKREDAELSVAFCFIERLWVCKVWEVEKVRPFKIGDKVGIKPGLVMPRWDWRMETYASKGEVVGVDANGKLRIKFRWREGRLWIGDPADIVLDDSGSATNNISEDWSSLGFC is encoded by the exons ATGAAGGTGCCTTGCTGCTCGGTGTGCCACACGAGGTACGACGAGTCGGAGAGGGTGCCCTTGCTGCTCCACTGCGGCCATGGGTTTTGCAAGGCTTGCCTTGCCCATATGTTTGCTGCGTCTACGGATAGCGCAATCTCTTGCCCTCGTTGCCGCCATCCCACCACCGTTGGGAATAGCGTCCATGCCCTACGGAAGAACTTCTCCATCTTGTCCCTTCTCGGTTCGTCCCCTTCATTTGAGTGTGACTTTGCggatgatgaggaggaggaggatgatgaagaGAATGATGAGTATGGGGGTGACTATTTTGGATCCCGGGTGCGGCGCAGGATGAGCCGCTTGTCGAATACGTCTGTGTCTGGGTGTTGTTCCGGTGACTCTAGCTCGCCTGTAGATCTCAGCACTCATCTTGATCTTAAGTTGCTCAGGCGGCTTGGGGAG GGACGGCGGGCTGGGCATGAGACTTGGGCTGCTGTGCTTTCTGGGGGAACGAATTCTGGTGGCGAGGGTCGGGAAGGTAAGTGTAGGCATCAGGTTGCTGTGAAGAGGGTTGCGATTACTGAGGAGATGGATGTAGTTTGGATGCATAGCAAGCTGGAGAGTCTGCGCCGAGCTTCCATGTGGTGCAGAAATGTCTGTACGTTTCATGGGGCTAAGCAAATTGATAACCACATTTGCCTCGTTATGGACAGATATAATAGTTCTATTTTATCTGAGATGCAGCAGAATAATGGCCGACTTACATTGGAGCAAATCCTCAG ATATGGTGCAGACATAGCTCGTGGAGTTGCTGAACTCCATGCAGCTGGCATAATCTGTATGAATTTAAAACCATCCAATCTTCTTCTGGATGAAAATTGCCGTGCAGTGGTTTCAGATTATGGGCTTCCAGATATTCTGAAAAAGCCTTTATGTCGAAAAGCTCGTCTTGTGACAGAGgacacatcttcaatgatgcacTCATGCATGGACTGTACCATGCTTAGCCCACACTACACAGCTCCTGAAGCCTGGGAACCTGTAAAGAAGTCATCACTAAATTTATTTTGGGATGATGCAATTGGAATATCTAAGGAATCAGATGCTTGGAGTTTTGGATGCATACTAGTGGAAATGTGTACTGGTTCTATTCC CTGGTCTGGACTAAGCTCAGAGGAAATTTACCGTACTGTTGTCAAGGCTCGAAGGTTGCCCCCTCAATATACAGGTGTGGTGGGTGGAGGCATCCCTAGGGAACTGTGGAAGATGATTGGCGAGTGCCTTCAGTTTAAAGCTGCTAGGAGACCAACATTTAGTGCAATGCTGGCTATATTTCTTCGTCACTTGCAAGAGATTCCACGTAGCCCTCCTGCTAGTCCTGAAAA TGATTTCACCAAGATTCCAACTGATGCAACAGAGCCATCTCCATCTTCTGTTTTA GAGTCTCTTCAGGATAACCCTAATGCTTTACATCACCTTGTGTCGGAAGAGGACTGCAATGGTGTGAG AGAACTTCTTGCAAAAGCTGCATCAGGGAAAAGTAGTGGTTCTGGTTCATTATGCTCCCTTTTGGAAGCACAGAATGCTGATGGCTACACTGCCCTGCATTTAGCATGCGGACGGGGGTCTGCAGAGCTTGTTGAAGCTATTTTAGCTTATGAAGAGGCTGATGTAGCTATCCTGGATAAAGATGGGGATCCTCCTATTGTGCTTGCTCTAGCTGCTGGTTCACCTGATTGTGTTCGCGCTCTTATCAATAGATCTGCTGATGTTAGTTCTTGGATGCGGGAAGGCCAATCAATCACCCATCTTTGTGCATGTTCTGGCCATCCCAAGTGCATGCAA GAGTTACTACTGGCAGGGGCTGATCCTAATgcaattgatgatgatggtgaatCTTTGCTCCATAAATCAATTGCCAGGAGATACACTGACTGTGCTATTGTCATATTGGAAAATGGAGGTAGCCGTTCTATGGGTATAAGGAACCCAGAGCACAAAAC GCCATTGCATCTGTGCATTGAGACATGGAATGTGGCTGTTGTGAGGAGATGGGTAGAAGTTGCATCCAAAGAGGAGATTGTTAAAGCAATTGATATTCCAGGTCCAGCTGGAACAGCATTGTGCATGGCTGCAGGCCTTAAGAGAAACCATGAAGATG AGGGCCGAGAATTGGTGAGAATACTGCTTGCTGCTGGCGCTGATCCAACTGCTCAAGATGAACATTGCCGGACTGCTTTGCACACAGCAGCCATGGTTAATGATGCAGAATTGCTAAGG ATCATTTTGGAGGCCGGAGTAGATGTCAATATAGTGAATGCACAAAGCACCACCCCCCTGCATGTGGCATTGAATCGGGGTGCTGACAAGTGTGTAGGTTTGCTCTTGTCTGCTGGAGCAAACTGCAATATGCAG gatgatgatggtgataatGCTTTCCATATAGCAGCTGATGCTGCTAAGATGATCCGTGAATGCCTAAAATGGATCGTCGTCATGCTACAATATCCGTATCCTGATATCGAAGTGAGAAACCATAG CAGAGGATGGACATTGTGTGATTATCTAGAAAATCTGCCTCGAGAGTGGATTTCAGAAGAGCTAATGGAAGCTCTTGCTGCGAAAGGTGTCCATCTATCTCCAACCGT ATATGTCATTACAGATTGGGTGAAGTTCCGAAGAAGCATCGAAACTCCTGCACATGGTTGGCAAGGTGCGAAGCACACAAGCATAGGCTTTGTTCAAACGATTATAGATCATAATAATTTAATCGTATCATTTTGCACTGGGGAGGCTCGCGTTTTGACCAATGAGGTTTGTAAAGTAATTCCTCTAAATAGGGGCCAACATGTGCAGCTAAAACCAGATGTTACAGAACCAAG ATTTGGGTGGCGTGGTTCATCGCGTGATAGCATTGGAACTGTTCTTTGTGTAGATGATGACGGAATTCTACGTGTTGGTTTTCCTGGAGCTTCTAGAGGTTGGAGAGCAGATCCTGCTGAAATGgagagagttgaagagttcaaaGTTGGTGATTGGGTACGTATTCGGCCTTCTCTCACAGCTGCTGTACATGGTCTGGAATCTGTAACTCCTGGTAGTGTTGGAATTGTGTACTCCATCCGACCTGATAGTAGCCTTCTGTTGGGGATTTGTTACTTAACTCATCCATGGCATTGTGAACCAGAAGAAGTTGAGCCAGTTGAGCCTTTCAAG ATTGGGGACCAAGTTTGTGTAAAACGGTCTGTCGCAGAACCTAGATATGCTTGGGGTGGTGAGACACACCACAGTGTTGGAAAAATAATTGACATTGATAGTGATGGTCTTCTTATGATTGACATACCAAATCGACCTACTCCATGGCAGGCTGATCCTTCAGATATGGAAAAGGTTGAAATTTTCAAG GTAGGAGATTGGGTGAGAGTCAAAGCTTCAGTACCATCTCCTAAGTATGGATGGGAAGATGTTTCACGAAACAGCATTGGGGTAATACATAGCTTAGAAGATAATGGTGACATGGGAGTTGCCTTTTGCTTTAGAAGCAAGGCCTTCTCTTGCTCAATGGCAGACATGGAGAAGGTTAGGCCCTTCGAACTAGGAGAAAAAATTCATGTGATGTCTTCCATATCTCAGCCTCGTCTCGGGTGGTCAAATGAAACTGCAGCAAGTATTGGGACAATTGCAAGAATAGACATGGATGGTACTCTCAAT GTGAGGGTTGCAGGTAAAAGTAGCTTGTGGAAAGTGTCCCCAGGTGATACTGAACGACTGTCAGGTTTTGAGGTTGGAGATTGGGTGCGGTTGAAGCCAAGCCTTGGGAATAGACCGGCATATGACTGGAACAGCATGGGCAAAGATAGTATAGCTGTTGTCCACAGTATACAGGATTCGGGATATTTGGAGCTAGCAGGGTGTTTCAGGAAAGGCAAGTTGACTACTCATTACATGGATCTTGAGAAAGTCCCATGTTTGAGGATTGGACAGCATGTCCATTTTCGTCCTGGACTTGTGGAGCCAAGATGGGGTTGGAGAGATGCGCGACCTGATTCTAGGGGTATAATAGCTGGCGTCCATGCAGATGGGGAAGTAAGGGTAGCCTTTTTTGGTCTTTCTGGTTTGTGGAAAGGAGATCCAGCTGACCTTGAGAAAGAAGAGATGTTTGAGGTTGGAGCTTGGGTAAGGCTTAAAGATAATGTCAGTGCCTGGAGATCTATTAAACCTTGGAGCATAGGTATAGTTCATGGCATGGGGTATGAGGGAGAAGTCTGGGATGGGACAGTACATGTTGCATTCTGTGGCGAGCAGGAAAGATGGGTTGGCCCTGCAAACCACCTTGAGGCAGTAGATAGGCTTCTTGTCGGTGAGAAAGTGAAGATAAAGAAATTTGTGAAGCAACCAAGATTTGGGTGGTCAGGCCACAACAATTCAAGCATTGGAACTATATCATCTATTGATGCTGATGGAAAGCTTAGGATATATTCTCCAGCAGGGTCCAAAGCTTGGAATATGGACCCCGCTGAGGTAGAAAAGGTGGAAGAAGAGGTAAATCTGTATTGGAGATTGGGTAAAGGTGAGGCCTCAACAATCACAACACCTACATACCAGTGGGGAGATGTAACTCATGCCAGTATAGGCGTGGTGCACAAGAGGGAGGATGCAGAGCTTTCAGTTGCCTTTTGTTTTATAGAAAGACTCTGGGTATGCAAAGTGTGGGAGGTGGAAAAGGTTCGACCATTCAAGATCGGTGATAAGGTTGGGATTAAACCGGGTCTGGTAATGCCTCGATGGGATTGGAGGATGGAAACTTACGCGAGCAAGGGAGAGGTTGTTGGAGTGGATGCTAATGGAAAGCTGAGGATCAAGTTTAGATGGCGGGAAGGGAGGTTGTGGATTGGTGATCCTGCTGACATTGTCCTTGATGATAGTGGTTCAGCAACAAACAACATCTCTGAGGACTGGAGCTCATTGGGATTTTgctaa